In a genomic window of Muntiacus reevesi chromosome 1, mMunRee1.1, whole genome shotgun sequence:
- the LRRC39 gene encoding leucine-rich repeat-containing protein 39 isoform X3: MSENVVSTGAVNAVKEVWEKRIKKLNEDLKREKEFQQKLVRIWEERVSLTKLREKVTKEDGRVILKIEKEEWKTLPSSLLKLSQLQEWQLHRIGLLKIPEFIGRFQNLIVLDLSRNTISEIPRGIGLLTRLQELILSYNRIKTVPMELSYCASLEKLELAVNRDLSDLPQELSNLLKLTHLDLSMNVFTTIPPAVLNMPALEWLDMGSNRLEQLPDTIERMQNLHTLWLQRNEITCLPETISSMKNLSTLVLSNNKLQDIPECMEEMTNLRKINVHFYGTYKNTVFW, translated from the exons ATGTCAGAAAATGTGGTTAGTACTGGGGCTGTCAATGCTGTAAAGGAAGtttgggaaaaaagaataaagaaactcAATGAAGACCTGAAGCGAGAGAAGGAATTCCAACAAAA GCTAGTACGAATCTGGGAAGAACGAGTAAGCTTAACCAAGCTAAGAGAAAAGGTTACCAAGGAAGATGGAAGAGTCATTTTGAAGATAGAAAAAGAGGAATGGAAG ACTCTCCCTTCTTCTCTACTAAAACTGAGTCAGCTACAGGAATGGCAACTTCATAGAATTGGCTTGCTGAAAATTCCCGAATTCATTGGAAGGTTCCAGAACCTTATTGTGTTAGATTTATCTCGAAACACAATTTCAGAGATACCTCGAGGAATTG GACTGCTCACTAGACTTCAGGAACTGATTCTTAGTTACAACAGAATCAAAACTGTGCCCATGGAACTAAGTTACTGTGCCAGCTTGGAGAAACTTGAACTTGCTGTTAACAGAGACCTAAGTGATCTTCCACAAGAG CTCAGCAATTTGTTAAAGCTTACTCACCTTGATTTGAGTATGAACGTCTTTACTACAATCCCTCCTGCTGTGTTGAACATGCCTGCCCTTGAGTGGCTTGATATGGGAAGCAACAGACTCGAACAACTTCCTGATACTATAGAAag AATGCAAAATCTACATACATTATGGCTGCAACGGAATGAAATAACATGTTTGCCAGAAACAATCAGCAGTATGAAAAATCTGAGTACTCTTGTTCTCAGCAACAATAAACTGCAAGATATTCCAGAGTGTATGGAAGAGATGACCAATCTAAG gaaaataaatgtacACTTCTATGGCACctataaaaatactgttttttggtGA
- the LRRC39 gene encoding leucine-rich repeat-containing protein 39 isoform X1 codes for MSENVVSTGAVNAVKEVWEKRIKKLNEDLKREKEFQQKLVRIWEERVSLTKLREKVTKEDGRVILKIEKEEWKTLPSSLLKLSQLQEWQLHRIGLLKIPEFIGRFQNLIVLDLSRNTISEIPRGIGLLTRLQELILSYNRIKTVPMELSYCASLEKLELAVNRDLSDLPQELSNLLKLTHLDLSMNVFTTIPPAVLNMPALEWLDMGSNRLEQLPDTIERMQNLHTLWLQRNEITCLPETISSMKNLSTLVLSNNKLQDIPECMEEMTNLRFVNFRDNPLKLEVTLPPSENIDEEEERELFGLQFMHTYIQESRRAGTHVNCSTPSPNSIDADG; via the exons ATGTCAGAAAATGTGGTTAGTACTGGGGCTGTCAATGCTGTAAAGGAAGtttgggaaaaaagaataaagaaactcAATGAAGACCTGAAGCGAGAGAAGGAATTCCAACAAAA GCTAGTACGAATCTGGGAAGAACGAGTAAGCTTAACCAAGCTAAGAGAAAAGGTTACCAAGGAAGATGGAAGAGTCATTTTGAAGATAGAAAAAGAGGAATGGAAG ACTCTCCCTTCTTCTCTACTAAAACTGAGTCAGCTACAGGAATGGCAACTTCATAGAATTGGCTTGCTGAAAATTCCCGAATTCATTGGAAGGTTCCAGAACCTTATTGTGTTAGATTTATCTCGAAACACAATTTCAGAGATACCTCGAGGAATTG GACTGCTCACTAGACTTCAGGAACTGATTCTTAGTTACAACAGAATCAAAACTGTGCCCATGGAACTAAGTTACTGTGCCAGCTTGGAGAAACTTGAACTTGCTGTTAACAGAGACCTAAGTGATCTTCCACAAGAG CTCAGCAATTTGTTAAAGCTTACTCACCTTGATTTGAGTATGAACGTCTTTACTACAATCCCTCCTGCTGTGTTGAACATGCCTGCCCTTGAGTGGCTTGATATGGGAAGCAACAGACTCGAACAACTTCCTGATACTATAGAAag AATGCAAAATCTACATACATTATGGCTGCAACGGAATGAAATAACATGTTTGCCAGAAACAATCAGCAGTATGAAAAATCTGAGTACTCTTGTTCTCAGCAACAATAAACTGCAAGATATTCCAGAGTGTATGGAAGAGATGACCAATCTAAG GTTTGTCAACTTCCGAGACAACCCATTGAAATTGGAAGTAACACTTCCTCCCAGTGAAAACATAGATGAGGAAGAGGAACGGGAACTTTTCGGCCTTCAgtttatgcacacatatatacaggaGTCACGGAGAGCAG GTACCCACGTCAACTGCTCGACTCCTTCCCCAAACTCCATAGATGCTGATGGATAA
- the LRRC39 gene encoding leucine-rich repeat-containing protein 39 isoform X4, whose product MSENVVSTGAVNAVKEVWEKRIKKLNEDLKREKEFQQKLVRIWEERVSLTKLREKVTKEDGRVILKIEKEEWKTLPSSLLKLSQLQEWQLHRIGLLKIPEFIGRFQNLIVLDLSRNTISEIPRGIGLLTRLQELILSYNRIKTVPMELSYCASLEKLELAVNRDLSDLPQELSNLLKLTHLDLSMNVFTTIPPAVLNMPALEWLDMGSNRLEQLPDTIERMQNLHTLWLQRNEITCLPETISSMKNLSTLVLSNNKLQDIPECMEEMTNLRKET is encoded by the exons ATGTCAGAAAATGTGGTTAGTACTGGGGCTGTCAATGCTGTAAAGGAAGtttgggaaaaaagaataaagaaactcAATGAAGACCTGAAGCGAGAGAAGGAATTCCAACAAAA GCTAGTACGAATCTGGGAAGAACGAGTAAGCTTAACCAAGCTAAGAGAAAAGGTTACCAAGGAAGATGGAAGAGTCATTTTGAAGATAGAAAAAGAGGAATGGAAG ACTCTCCCTTCTTCTCTACTAAAACTGAGTCAGCTACAGGAATGGCAACTTCATAGAATTGGCTTGCTGAAAATTCCCGAATTCATTGGAAGGTTCCAGAACCTTATTGTGTTAGATTTATCTCGAAACACAATTTCAGAGATACCTCGAGGAATTG GACTGCTCACTAGACTTCAGGAACTGATTCTTAGTTACAACAGAATCAAAACTGTGCCCATGGAACTAAGTTACTGTGCCAGCTTGGAGAAACTTGAACTTGCTGTTAACAGAGACCTAAGTGATCTTCCACAAGAG CTCAGCAATTTGTTAAAGCTTACTCACCTTGATTTGAGTATGAACGTCTTTACTACAATCCCTCCTGCTGTGTTGAACATGCCTGCCCTTGAGTGGCTTGATATGGGAAGCAACAGACTCGAACAACTTCCTGATACTATAGAAag AATGCAAAATCTACATACATTATGGCTGCAACGGAATGAAATAACATGTTTGCCAGAAACAATCAGCAGTATGAAAAATCTGAGTACTCTTGTTCTCAGCAACAATAAACTGCAAGATATTCCAGAGTGTATGGAAGAGATGACCAATCTAAG gaaaGAAACTTAA
- the LRRC39 gene encoding leucine-rich repeat-containing protein 39 isoform X2, with protein MWLVRIWEERVSLTKLREKVTKEDGRVILKIEKEEWKTLPSSLLKLSQLQEWQLHRIGLLKIPEFIGRFQNLIVLDLSRNTISEIPRGIGLLTRLQELILSYNRIKTVPMELSYCASLEKLELAVNRDLSDLPQELSNLLKLTHLDLSMNVFTTIPPAVLNMPALEWLDMGSNRLEQLPDTIERMQNLHTLWLQRNEITCLPETISSMKNLSTLVLSNNKLQDIPECMEEMTNLRFVNFRDNPLKLEVTLPPSENIDEEEERELFGLQFMHTYIQESRRAGTHVNCSTPSPNSIDADG; from the exons ATGTG GCTAGTACGAATCTGGGAAGAACGAGTAAGCTTAACCAAGCTAAGAGAAAAGGTTACCAAGGAAGATGGAAGAGTCATTTTGAAGATAGAAAAAGAGGAATGGAAG ACTCTCCCTTCTTCTCTACTAAAACTGAGTCAGCTACAGGAATGGCAACTTCATAGAATTGGCTTGCTGAAAATTCCCGAATTCATTGGAAGGTTCCAGAACCTTATTGTGTTAGATTTATCTCGAAACACAATTTCAGAGATACCTCGAGGAATTG GACTGCTCACTAGACTTCAGGAACTGATTCTTAGTTACAACAGAATCAAAACTGTGCCCATGGAACTAAGTTACTGTGCCAGCTTGGAGAAACTTGAACTTGCTGTTAACAGAGACCTAAGTGATCTTCCACAAGAG CTCAGCAATTTGTTAAAGCTTACTCACCTTGATTTGAGTATGAACGTCTTTACTACAATCCCTCCTGCTGTGTTGAACATGCCTGCCCTTGAGTGGCTTGATATGGGAAGCAACAGACTCGAACAACTTCCTGATACTATAGAAag AATGCAAAATCTACATACATTATGGCTGCAACGGAATGAAATAACATGTTTGCCAGAAACAATCAGCAGTATGAAAAATCTGAGTACTCTTGTTCTCAGCAACAATAAACTGCAAGATATTCCAGAGTGTATGGAAGAGATGACCAATCTAAG GTTTGTCAACTTCCGAGACAACCCATTGAAATTGGAAGTAACACTTCCTCCCAGTGAAAACATAGATGAGGAAGAGGAACGGGAACTTTTCGGCCTTCAgtttatgcacacatatatacaggaGTCACGGAGAGCAG GTACCCACGTCAACTGCTCGACTCCTTCCCCAAACTCCATAGATGCTGATGGATAA